One region of Leptospira levettii genomic DNA includes:
- a CDS encoding M43 family zinc metalloprotease, translating to MRKYKILILFSILLFLSHCVKKKADSGIPDNVLSLLLVNSLLNSSTGPCTTTESIEPIPIGAWSPNGDVFLYTSISPVTLNKTRPMVQVVLENLDSIPGGLFPLWYLDRNNPSTGFLNKDVATYIGYNTHTSMLPYAKDTSYATSPAVSISNTVDTSQPLGVDFNFEDPSGAKVTFVNSCRKLEIDESNFQTSTALSSTSGLNHFWNSEKKLNVNLIFVNGGNGPAYPIQTEQAIEVALNRWKENYAKSSVRIKLNVSVISADLSGYDMIFDLGTETGFPGSLGGLFQTTSFVGKPNALNVFIVREEIQYGGVLGVSGGIPGPATILGTKQSGIVVFVDAHRLYSNPGEVMTYDEQVLLGETLSHEAGHFLGLWHVTEAYGDNGAIADKDPLRDTPTCHISNDINFNGIIDLNECLGGSGTNSGGRNMMFWSGAVGFTQGEITAEQGWILRLNPLVY from the coding sequence ATGCGAAAGTACAAAATTCTAATTCTTTTTTCTATACTGCTCTTTCTCTCTCATTGTGTCAAAAAGAAAGCCGACTCAGGTATCCCAGACAATGTTTTGTCACTCCTTCTCGTCAATTCATTACTCAATTCCAGTACAGGCCCGTGTACGACAACGGAATCGATAGAGCCCATTCCCATTGGTGCTTGGTCTCCCAATGGAGATGTATTCCTATATACCTCGATATCTCCAGTTACTTTGAACAAAACGCGTCCCATGGTCCAAGTCGTATTAGAGAATCTTGATTCGATTCCAGGTGGATTATTTCCGTTATGGTATTTGGATCGAAATAATCCGAGCACTGGGTTTCTCAATAAAGACGTAGCAACCTATATCGGTTATAATACCCATACTTCGATGTTACCTTATGCTAAAGATACTTCGTATGCAACAAGTCCTGCCGTTTCCATATCCAATACGGTAGATACTTCGCAACCATTGGGAGTTGATTTTAATTTCGAAGATCCCTCAGGTGCGAAGGTTACCTTTGTTAATTCCTGTCGTAAGTTGGAGATTGATGAATCCAATTTTCAAACTTCAACCGCTCTTAGTTCTACGAGTGGATTAAACCATTTCTGGAACTCAGAAAAAAAATTGAATGTTAATCTCATCTTTGTGAATGGAGGGAATGGGCCAGCGTACCCGATCCAAACAGAACAAGCTATCGAAGTTGCCTTGAATCGATGGAAAGAAAATTATGCAAAGTCATCCGTCAGAATCAAACTCAATGTGTCTGTGATATCAGCAGATTTATCTGGTTATGATATGATTTTTGATCTTGGAACCGAGACTGGATTTCCAGGGAGTCTAGGTGGATTGTTCCAAACAACAAGTTTTGTGGGCAAACCGAATGCACTCAATGTTTTCATTGTCAGAGAGGAAATCCAATATGGAGGTGTACTTGGTGTGTCAGGTGGAATTCCAGGTCCTGCTACGATTCTCGGAACCAAACAATCAGGGATTGTTGTCTTTGTCGATGCACATCGATTGTATTCCAATCCTGGAGAAGTGATGACTTACGATGAACAAGTATTACTTGGTGAAACCTTATCTCATGAAGCAGGACACTTCTTAGGGCTTTGGCATGTCACAGAAGCATATGGAGATAATGGAGCGATCGCCGATAAAGATCCACTCCGAGACACACCTACCTGTCATATTTCAAATGATATCAATTTCAATGGTATTATCGATTTAAATGAATGTTTGGGGGGAAGTGGAACAAATTCAGGCGGGCGAAATATGATGTTTTGGTCCGGGGCAGTTGGTTTCACACAAGGTGAGATTACGGCGGAACAAGGGTGGATTCTTAGATTGAATCCTTTGGTATATTAA
- a CDS encoding HEAT repeat domain-containing protein: MKQVRFPFIILSLCIFVMFPINAEDLDLQTYLKIKEILSNSHHQEEGEVYKERIGKVTDVPLPYLIKIAQSKDNYVFIRARAIRLLELYQNPTSQVALEKTIEDTHENSHLRKLAINTYSRFSKIDPNRQTQFIKKFESDKELGPVVKNTKKTNLNPKQNQIDPNKLKQLNRN; encoded by the coding sequence ATGAAACAAGTTCGATTCCCATTCATCATTTTAAGTCTCTGTATCTTTGTTATGTTTCCAATCAATGCAGAGGATTTAGATCTCCAAACATACCTAAAGATCAAAGAGATTCTCTCTAACTCTCACCACCAAGAAGAAGGTGAGGTTTACAAAGAAAGAATTGGAAAAGTGACAGATGTTCCATTGCCTTATTTGATCAAAATTGCCCAATCCAAAGATAACTATGTTTTTATTCGAGCAAGAGCGATACGTCTATTGGAGTTGTACCAAAATCCTACAAGCCAAGTTGCTCTTGAAAAAACCATTGAAGACACTCATGAAAACTCTCATCTTCGAAAACTTGCCATCAACACTTATTCAAGGTTTTCCAAAATTGATCCAAACAGACAAACTCAATTCATCAAGAAGTTTGAATCCGACAAAGAGTTAGGACCAGTTGTAAAGAATACGAAGAAGACAAATCTGAATCCCAAACAGAATCAAATTGATCCAAATAAGTTAAAACAATTGAATCGAAACTGA